The following are from one region of the Cytobacillus firmus genome:
- a CDS encoding chemotaxis protein CheD: MNSILEIVKVGIADMNIVKTPGLIRTSGLGSCVGVVLYDLSSEIAGLAHIMLPDSSLAKNTSFNSAKYADTAIRDLVSLLQKKGAKASRLNAKIAGGAQMFQYSSGSDLMRIGPRNVEAVKKELNSLKITILGEDVGGHSGRTIEFNPQSGDLMVRTVNKGQVVI; this comes from the coding sequence ATGAATAGTATTCTAGAAATTGTAAAAGTGGGCATAGCAGATATGAATATTGTTAAAACTCCTGGATTGATCAGGACATCAGGCCTTGGTTCCTGTGTCGGTGTGGTTCTTTATGATCTTAGTTCAGAAATTGCCGGGCTGGCACATATCATGCTGCCTGATTCATCTCTTGCAAAAAACACAAGCTTTAATTCAGCTAAATATGCTGATACTGCAATTCGGGATTTAGTGAGCCTGCTGCAGAAAAAAGGTGCAAAAGCTTCACGATTAAATGCCAAAATTGCAGGCGGAGCCCAAATGTTCCAATACTCCTCCGGAAGTGATTTAATGAGGATTGGCCCAAGGAATGTGGAAGCAGTTAAAAAGGAACTAAATTCCTTAAAGATTACTATTTTAGGTGAAGATGTTGGCGGGCATAGCGGCAGAACAATTGAGTTCAATCCTCAATCAGGCGACCTGATGGTGAGGACTGTTAATAAAGGCCAAGTTGTTATTTAA
- a CDS encoding chemotaxis protein CheC, translated as MNFLEKNISSMQLDILKEIGNIGAGHAATALSTLLNKKIDMSVPDVKIVSFDEMIDMAGGPENVAAGVFLRIEGDAPGSMFFVLPLTQAENFIRELPGNISFCADELPYDELALSALQELGNILSGSYLSSLSDFTKLSLFPSVPMLSIDMVGAIIGTGLLEISQVSDYAIVIDTALNDELQNTDAVNGHFFLLPDPESFQIIFKALGVPDYE; from the coding sequence ATGAATTTTTTAGAAAAAAATATCAGCAGCATGCAATTAGATATTCTTAAAGAAATAGGGAATATTGGTGCGGGTCATGCGGCTACTGCATTATCAACGCTGCTTAATAAAAAAATTGATATGTCTGTCCCGGATGTGAAAATTGTTTCTTTTGATGAAATGATCGATATGGCAGGAGGTCCGGAAAATGTTGCGGCAGGGGTGTTTCTAAGGATAGAAGGAGACGCCCCTGGCAGCATGTTTTTTGTCCTTCCTCTTACACAGGCTGAAAACTTTATTCGCGAACTGCCTGGAAACATTTCTTTTTGTGCAGATGAGCTGCCATATGATGAACTTGCTCTATCGGCACTTCAGGAGCTTGGCAACATTCTATCAGGATCATATTTATCTTCGTTATCGGATTTTACTAAGCTGTCACTTTTCCCTTCAGTGCCGATGCTAAGCATTGATATGGTGGGGGCAATTATTGGAACGGGTCTATTGGAGATTTCGCAGGTGAGCGATTACGCCATCGTAATTGATACAGCTTTAAACGATGAGCTTCAAAATACGGATGCTGTTAATGGCCATTTCTTTCTGCTGCCTGATCCTGAATCATTTCAAATAATCTTTAAGGCATTGGGAGTTCCGGATTATGAATAG
- a CDS encoding chemotaxis protein CheW: MSETVADLKLIVFQLKDKEYAIPVNQVRSIEKVEHITRVPRTVGFVKGVINLRGVVTPIISLRSRFNLEEAEYNEQSRVIIAVLNDMEVGLIVDSANDVIDVAPESIEPPPDVIGSEESDFIKGVTKIEKRLFILIDLKKVLNPEELTAQDEKGLAG; encoded by the coding sequence ATGAGTGAGACGGTCGCGGACTTAAAATTGATTGTTTTTCAGCTGAAAGATAAGGAATATGCAATTCCGGTTAATCAGGTGCGTTCCATTGAAAAGGTTGAGCATATTACCCGGGTTCCTCGAACAGTCGGTTTTGTTAAAGGAGTAATCAATTTAAGGGGTGTTGTGACACCTATCATTAGTCTCAGAAGCAGATTTAATCTTGAAGAGGCTGAATATAATGAGCAGTCACGAGTCATCATCGCAGTATTGAACGATATGGAAGTCGGATTAATTGTAGATTCTGCAAATGATGTGATTGATGTGGCGCCTGAATCAATTGAACCCCCTCCGGACGTAATCGGTTCAGAAGAGTCCGATTTTATCAAAGGTGTTACAAAAATCGAAAAACGGTTATTTATCCTAATAGATTTGAAAAAAGTCTTAAATCCTGAAGAATTAACAGCCCAGGATGAAAAAGGGTTAGCGGGATGA
- a CDS encoding chemotaxis protein CheA — translation MEMNQYLEVFIEESKEHLQSCNEQLLELEKNPDDIKIVNEIFRSAHTLKGMSATMGYEDLASLTHQMENVLDAIRNQKIKVNAEILDVVFLAVDDLEAMVQSIAEGGDGKRDVSIAVEKLMLIEKGESPVLSKARAETAAAIAEPQGLVKSTYDDFEWTVIQQSKEQGFETYEISIALRADCLLKAARVFMVFEVLEQSGEVIKATPSVEQLEEEQFDQEFSVTIVTRETPEVIRQKLLKVSEVDRIGVLPISMGDYSSREAAKDEDALQPDVEEKADNASVMPKEEKKAPAAKQVSNKTIRVNIERLDILMNLFEELVIDRGRLEQISKELNNQELHETVEHMSRISGDLQNIILNMRMVPIETVFNRFPRMVRQLARDLNKKINLEIVGADTELDRTVIDEIGDPLVHLIRNALDHGVETPEVRKANGKGEEGNVILKAYHSGNHVFIEIEDDGAGINKDKVIKKALKNGIITEQTASALTDKQAYELIFASGFSTADKISDVSGRGVGLDVVKNTIESLGGSVSIDSKVGQGSIFSIQLPLTLSIISVMLVEIEKEKYAIPLSSIIETAIIRKEDVLSAHNQKVIDFRGKVVPLLSLKDIFEVPSDNHEDEFISVVIVRKGEKMAGLVVDSFIGQQEVVLKSLGNYLTSVFAISGATILGDGQVALIVDCNALIK, via the coding sequence ATGGAGATGAACCAATATTTAGAGGTGTTTATCGAAGAAAGCAAGGAGCATTTGCAGTCGTGCAATGAACAGCTTCTTGAATTAGAGAAAAATCCTGATGATATAAAAATAGTTAATGAGATTTTCAGGTCAGCTCATACGCTGAAAGGCATGTCGGCTACCATGGGTTATGAAGATCTCGCAAGTCTAACTCATCAGATGGAAAATGTTCTTGATGCAATCAGAAATCAGAAGATTAAGGTAAATGCTGAAATTCTCGATGTCGTTTTTCTGGCTGTTGATGATCTTGAAGCAATGGTCCAATCAATTGCAGAAGGCGGAGACGGCAAAAGAGATGTTTCTATAGCAGTTGAAAAGCTGATGCTGATAGAAAAAGGGGAAAGCCCGGTATTATCAAAAGCAAGAGCTGAAACGGCAGCAGCTATTGCTGAACCGCAGGGTTTGGTCAAAAGTACATATGATGATTTCGAGTGGACCGTGATTCAGCAATCGAAGGAGCAGGGCTTTGAGACCTATGAAATATCAATAGCCTTGCGGGCTGATTGTCTGCTGAAAGCAGCCAGAGTCTTTATGGTGTTTGAGGTCCTCGAGCAGAGCGGGGAAGTGATAAAAGCCACTCCTTCTGTTGAGCAGCTTGAAGAAGAGCAATTTGATCAGGAATTCTCTGTAACAATTGTGACCCGGGAAACACCTGAAGTAATCCGTCAGAAACTTTTGAAAGTCTCAGAAGTGGATAGGATAGGTGTGCTCCCGATTTCTATGGGAGATTACAGCTCACGGGAAGCCGCGAAGGATGAGGACGCTCTGCAGCCAGATGTAGAGGAGAAGGCAGATAATGCTTCAGTGATGCCAAAAGAGGAAAAGAAGGCGCCTGCAGCAAAACAGGTCAGCAACAAAACCATTAGGGTGAATATCGAGAGACTGGATATTCTTATGAACCTGTTTGAAGAATTGGTAATTGACAGAGGCAGACTTGAACAAATATCCAAGGAATTAAACAATCAGGAACTTCATGAAACTGTTGAGCATATGTCAAGGATTTCCGGAGACCTGCAGAATATTATTCTGAATATGCGCATGGTCCCAATAGAAACAGTTTTCAATCGTTTCCCGAGAATGGTCAGACAGTTAGCAAGAGATTTAAACAAAAAGATCAATCTCGAAATTGTCGGTGCAGATACCGAGCTGGACAGAACGGTTATCGATGAAATTGGCGATCCGCTTGTTCACTTAATCCGAAATGCATTGGACCATGGTGTTGAAACACCAGAAGTACGAAAAGCAAATGGTAAAGGTGAAGAAGGAAATGTCATTCTAAAAGCTTATCACAGCGGCAATCATGTATTCATTGAAATAGAGGATGATGGCGCAGGCATAAACAAGGATAAGGTTATAAAGAAAGCATTAAAAAATGGCATCATTACAGAGCAAACGGCTTCAGCACTAACTGACAAACAGGCTTATGAACTTATCTTTGCCTCAGGATTCTCAACTGCGGATAAAATCTCGGATGTTTCCGGACGGGGTGTAGGTCTGGATGTTGTCAAGAATACAATTGAGTCATTGGGAGGATCCGTTTCAATTGATTCAAAAGTTGGACAGGGGTCCATATTCTCCATACAGCTGCCATTAACTTTATCCATTATTTCTGTCATGCTCGTTGAGATTGAGAAGGAGAAATATGCTATCCCTCTATCTTCTATTATTGAAACAGCTATTATCCGAAAAGAAGACGTCTTAAGTGCACATAATCAGAAAGTTATTGATTTCAGAGGCAAGGTTGTTCCGCTCCTTTCATTGAAGGATATCTTTGAGGTGCCATCTGACAATCATGAAGATGAATTCATTTCCGTTGTCATCGTCAGAAAAGGGGAAAAAATGGCCGGGCTTGTGGTGGATTCCTTTATCGGGCAGCAGGAAGTCGTTTTAAAATCACTTGGAAACTACTTAACAAGCGTATTTGCCATTTCCGGAGCAACTATATTAGGAGATGGACAGGTTGCCCTGATAGTGGACTGCAATGCATTAATTAAATAA
- a CDS encoding protein-glutamate methylesterase/protein-glutamine glutaminase codes for MKAIKVLVVDDSAFMRKLIADLLSADERIQVVGTARNGEEAIRKIKELTPDAVTMDVEMPVLNGLEALKIIMKTMPVPVVMLSSTTKEGAENTFTAMEYGAVDFIAKPSGPISLDMHKIKTELTDKVVQASKANIKGLVNFSVIGKKSAGFKQSYSKIEPHQSIHLVRSAVETSLNVKQLICIGTSTGGPRALQKVLNDLPGDLNAPILIVQHMPAGFTKSLASRLNGLSALSVKEAEEGDILKNGTAYIAPGGFHLTASRSGRDLVIHLDKSPPRNGHRPSVDVMFESLGGVNGIRKIAVIMTGMGSDGKNGLMALKKSGEVKAIAESKESSIVFGMPRAVIESGLADDVQHIERIAESILKFV; via the coding sequence ATGAAGGCTATAAAAGTGCTTGTAGTGGATGATTCAGCCTTTATGAGAAAACTGATTGCGGATCTCCTTTCTGCAGATGAGAGAATCCAAGTTGTTGGGACAGCAAGAAACGGAGAAGAGGCCATAAGAAAGATTAAAGAATTAACTCCTGATGCGGTAACAATGGATGTTGAAATGCCGGTTCTAAACGGCCTGGAAGCTCTCAAAATAATTATGAAAACTATGCCTGTTCCTGTAGTCATGCTTTCCAGCACAACGAAGGAAGGTGCTGAAAATACCTTTACTGCCATGGAATATGGGGCAGTCGATTTTATAGCGAAGCCATCGGGGCCAATCTCACTGGACATGCATAAAATAAAAACTGAATTAACAGATAAAGTAGTACAGGCTAGCAAAGCGAATATAAAAGGGCTGGTTAATTTTTCAGTTATTGGAAAAAAATCTGCCGGATTTAAGCAAAGTTATAGTAAAATAGAACCACATCAATCTATTCATCTTGTTCGTTCTGCTGTTGAAACAAGTCTTAATGTCAAACAGCTTATCTGTATAGGAACTTCCACTGGCGGACCACGAGCGCTTCAAAAAGTGCTGAATGATCTTCCGGGAGATCTTAACGCACCGATTCTGATTGTCCAGCATATGCCTGCGGGATTTACGAAGTCACTGGCAAGCAGACTAAACGGATTATCGGCGTTATCGGTTAAGGAAGCCGAAGAAGGAGATATTCTTAAAAACGGGACCGCCTATATTGCTCCCGGTGGCTTCCATTTGACAGCTTCAAGGTCAGGCAGGGATCTTGTTATACATTTGGATAAATCACCTCCAAGGAACGGACACAGACCTTCAGTTGATGTGATGTTCGAATCTTTGGGTGGAGTTAACGGGATCAGGAAGATTGCTGTCATAATGACTGGAATGGGATCAGATGGCAAAAATGGCTTGATGGCATTGAAGAAAAGCGGTGAAGTAAAAGCCATCGCTGAATCAAAAGAATCATCTATTGTATTTGGAATGCCAAGAGCAGTGATTGAGTCCGGCCTGGCAGATGATGTGCAGCATATTGAACGTATAGCAGAATCCATATTGAAATTTGTTTAA
- a CDS encoding MinD/ParA family protein, with translation MNDQAERLRARLKEKDSRSHHFKTIAVVSGKGGVGKTNFSLNFSISLSKMGHRVLLFDLDIGMGNVEILMGRSAEYSIADFLEKDIPLNNIISEGPYGLNYIGGGTGLSHIVKLDDEHISRFTGELAQLIQNYDYIIFDMGAGITEESAKFILSVQEIAVITTPEPTSITDAYSVMKHIHLMDDKIPFQLVINRSEGEREGQETYKRISAVASRFLGRDAGLLGIIPDDRSIRQAVKQQIPFVIYHENSAASKAIRSMTEKVGGRSGELAGEYHASQFISKLKKFLFNRG, from the coding sequence ATGAACGATCAGGCAGAAAGGCTAAGAGCCAGGTTGAAAGAAAAAGACAGCCGAAGTCATCATTTTAAAACAATAGCAGTGGTAAGCGGAAAAGGGGGAGTAGGGAAAACAAATTTTTCATTGAATTTCTCTATTTCCCTATCCAAAATGGGCCACAGAGTATTGTTATTCGATTTGGATATCGGCATGGGGAATGTTGAGATTCTCATGGGAAGATCAGCTGAATATTCAATTGCTGATTTTTTAGAAAAGGATATACCTTTAAATAATATTATTTCAGAGGGGCCATATGGACTGAATTATATTGGCGGCGGGACGGGCCTTTCGCATATTGTGAAACTCGATGATGAGCACATTTCCAGATTTACCGGAGAACTTGCCCAGCTCATTCAAAACTATGATTATATCATTTTTGATATGGGTGCAGGCATTACAGAAGAATCGGCGAAGTTCATACTCTCTGTTCAGGAAATAGCGGTCATTACTACACCTGAACCAACGTCTATCACAGATGCATACTCAGTAATGAAGCATATACATCTTATGGATGATAAGATTCCATTTCAATTGGTCATTAACCGGTCTGAAGGAGAACGGGAAGGGCAGGAAACTTATAAAAGGATTTCTGCTGTCGCTTCAAGGTTTTTAGGGAGGGATGCTGGCCTTCTGGGAATTATTCCGGATGATCGCAGTATACGGCAGGCTGTTAAACAACAGATTCCTTTCGTTATTTATCATGAAAATTCAGCTGCTTCAAAAGCAATTCGGAGTATGACTGAGAAAGTTGGAGGCAGGTCTGGAGAGCTTGCTGGTGAGTATCATGCTTCCCAATTTATTTCAAAGCTTAAAAAATTTCTTTTTAATAGGGGGTGA
- the flhF gene encoding flagellar biosynthesis protein FlhF yields MKVKKFMAASMPDAMKQIRAELGKDAVILNSRVVYTGGVLGFFKKRSIEVMAAADPNQEIEQKPALKPAVIPAPSNHFKENTEESLFSGSRTSNELIREISSLKQMLSSLADGQQISPVYPDEIRKVMQLLNEQEIDNSIQDQVLQVLLEKWYLGGAKAKVAEVEAWLHEELIKQIEEIPFSGISFTKKYINVAGPTGVGKTTTLAKMAAECVIKHKKNAAFITADTYRIAAIDQLKTYAGILDIPLEVCYTIEDFRQAAEKLKDYDLVLIDTAGRNFRNRQYVEDLKNVIDFEKDMETFLVLSLTAKQKDMEDIYNQFSIIDIDKLIFTKADETSTYGAMYNLIHKYKKGAAYITNGQDVPDDILMAEPEAIVKQLMGKKK; encoded by the coding sequence TTGAAGGTAAAAAAGTTTATGGCAGCGTCCATGCCTGATGCGATGAAACAAATACGTGCGGAACTGGGTAAGGATGCCGTAATTTTAAATTCACGAGTAGTATATACAGGCGGGGTTTTAGGCTTTTTTAAGAAGAGAAGTATAGAAGTGATGGCAGCAGCAGATCCAAATCAGGAAATAGAGCAAAAACCCGCTCTTAAGCCTGCGGTAATCCCTGCTCCTTCAAACCATTTCAAGGAAAACACTGAAGAGTCTCTATTTTCCGGATCGAGAACATCAAATGAGCTGATTAGAGAGATAAGCAGCTTAAAACAGATGCTGTCCTCATTGGCCGATGGACAGCAGATAAGTCCGGTTTACCCTGATGAGATAAGAAAAGTCATGCAATTACTTAATGAACAGGAAATAGATAATTCCATTCAGGATCAGGTACTTCAAGTATTGCTGGAAAAATGGTATCTGGGCGGTGCCAAAGCTAAAGTTGCTGAAGTAGAAGCCTGGCTGCATGAAGAACTGATAAAGCAAATTGAGGAAATTCCATTCAGCGGGATTTCATTCACCAAAAAATATATCAATGTTGCAGGTCCTACTGGCGTAGGGAAAACAACTACCTTGGCGAAGATGGCAGCGGAGTGTGTTATTAAACATAAGAAAAATGCTGCATTTATCACAGCCGACACCTACAGGATCGCGGCGATCGATCAATTAAAAACATATGCAGGCATCCTGGATATACCTTTGGAAGTTTGCTATACAATAGAAGACTTCAGGCAGGCAGCAGAGAAACTGAAAGATTACGACCTTGTACTAATTGATACAGCCGGACGGAATTTCAGGAACAGACAGTATGTGGAAGATTTGAAGAATGTGATTGACTTTGAGAAGGATATGGAAACTTTTTTAGTGCTTTCGCTTACCGCGAAACAAAAGGATATGGAAGATATATATAATCAATTTTCAATTATAGACATTGATAAACTTATCTTTACAAAGGCAGATGAAACGTCAACTTACGGTGCCATGTACAACCTCATTCATAAATACAAAAAAGGCGCAGCATATATTACAAATGGCCAGGATGTTCCAGATGATATTCTAATGGCAGAGCCAGAAGCTATTGTAAAACAACTAATGGGGAAAAAGAAATGA
- the flhA gene encoding flagellar biosynthesis protein FlhA, with amino-acid sequence MQVRDLSVLMSVILIVAMLIIPFPPWLLSVLIIINIALALMVLLTAMNMKEALEFSIFPSLILLMTLFRLGLNVSTTRSILSEGEAGKVVETFGSFVTGGNVIVGLVVFLILIIIQFIVITKGSERVSEVAARFTLDAMPGKQMSIDADLNAGMISEHEARERREKISREADFYGSMDGASKFVKGDAIAGIIITLINLLFGIVIGMMQLGLPFGEASMKYSMLTVGDGIVSQIPALLISTATGIVVTRAASDGNIGKDITSQLFAYPKMLYVTGGTIILLGLLTPIGLVLTLPIGGLMIFGGYTIAKTPQPDKEQLLEMEEEIETDEMKSPESVVNLLNVDPIEFEFGYGLIPLADTNQGGDLLDRIVMIRRQLAIELGLVIPVVRIRDNIQLQPNEYRLKIKGSEMARGELLLDHYLAMSPGIDDDSIEGIDTIEPSFGLPAKWITEEMKEQAEIFGYTVVDPPSVVSTHITEVIKSNAHELLGRQETKQLIDHVKESYPILIEEVTPNPLSVGEVQKVLAKLLRENVSIRNLPVIFETLADFAKSTSDTDLLTEYARQALARQITNQFSQQGDSIKVVTLSGRVEKMVAEGVQQTEHGNYLSMDPTVSQNILESIASQVEQLSLMEQTPIVLCSPAVRMYVRQLTERYFPQIPILSYNELEANAEVQSVGVVNID; translated from the coding sequence ATGCAAGTAAGAGACTTATCAGTATTGATGAGTGTAATTCTAATAGTAGCCATGCTTATTATTCCTTTTCCGCCTTGGCTTTTAAGTGTACTGATAATCATTAATATTGCGCTTGCACTTATGGTTTTGCTGACGGCTATGAATATGAAGGAAGCGCTCGAGTTTTCTATTTTCCCTTCCTTAATCTTGTTAATGACATTATTCAGGCTGGGGTTGAATGTTTCTACAACCAGATCCATTTTATCTGAAGGGGAAGCAGGAAAGGTCGTAGAAACATTTGGTTCATTTGTAACCGGAGGTAATGTCATTGTCGGACTCGTTGTTTTCTTAATACTCATTATTATTCAGTTTATCGTCATTACCAAAGGTTCTGAGAGGGTTTCTGAAGTTGCGGCGCGTTTTACTCTTGACGCGATGCCGGGTAAACAGATGAGTATCGATGCAGACTTAAATGCAGGCATGATCTCTGAGCATGAAGCACGAGAGCGACGTGAAAAAATCAGCCGTGAAGCTGATTTTTACGGTTCAATGGATGGTGCGAGTAAATTTGTAAAAGGTGACGCCATAGCGGGGATCATTATCACTCTTATCAATCTATTATTTGGTATTGTCATCGGGATGATGCAGCTGGGGCTGCCGTTTGGAGAGGCTTCCATGAAATATTCGATGCTGACCGTCGGGGACGGAATTGTCAGTCAGATTCCGGCACTGTTAATCTCCACTGCAACGGGTATTGTAGTAACTAGGGCAGCATCAGATGGGAATATTGGAAAAGACATTACTTCCCAGCTATTTGCTTATCCGAAAATGTTATATGTTACGGGCGGAACTATCATTCTGCTAGGGTTATTGACACCAATAGGGCTCGTTTTAACACTGCCGATTGGCGGCTTGATGATTTTTGGCGGATATACGATTGCCAAGACTCCACAGCCGGATAAGGAACAATTGCTGGAGATGGAAGAAGAAATCGAAACCGATGAAATGAAAAGCCCTGAAAGCGTGGTTAACCTATTAAATGTAGATCCAATAGAATTCGAGTTTGGCTATGGGTTAATACCTCTTGCCGATACGAATCAGGGCGGGGACCTTCTTGACAGGATTGTCATGATCAGAAGACAGCTGGCGATTGAATTGGGCCTGGTCATTCCGGTAGTTAGAATACGTGATAATATTCAGCTGCAGCCGAATGAATACAGATTAAAGATTAAAGGTAGTGAAATGGCCCGCGGAGAGCTTCTGCTTGATCATTACTTGGCAATGAGTCCTGGTATTGATGATGATAGCATCGAAGGAATTGATACGATTGAGCCTTCTTTCGGCCTGCCGGCAAAATGGATAACAGAAGAAATGAAAGAGCAGGCAGAAATTTTCGGCTATACAGTCGTTGACCCGCCATCTGTTGTATCTACTCATATAACAGAGGTTATAAAAAGCAACGCCCATGAATTATTAGGCCGTCAGGAAACAAAACAGCTGATTGATCATGTTAAGGAAAGCTATCCGATCCTTATTGAAGAAGTTACACCAAACCCATTGTCTGTTGGTGAAGTTCAAAAGGTGCTTGCAAAGTTATTGAGGGAAAACGTTTCGATCAGGAATTTGCCGGTTATTTTCGAAACGCTTGCCGATTTTGCGAAATCTACAAGTGATACAGATTTGCTTACGGAATATGCCCGTCAGGCTTTAGCCAGACAAATTACGAATCAGTTTTCTCAGCAAGGTGACTCTATTAAAGTCGTTACCTTATCAGGAAGAGTCGAGAAAATGGTTGCAGAAGGTGTTCAGCAGACAGAACATGGCAATTATTTATCCATGGATCCTACGGTATCGCAGAACATTCTTGAATCGATAGCTTCCCAGGTTGAACAGCTTTCATTGATGGAGCAGACGCCAATTGTCCTTTGTTCTCCAGCAGTCAGAATGTATGTCAGGCAATTAACAGAAAGGTATTTCCCGCAAATACCTATCCTTTCCTATAACGAGCTGGAAGCAAATGCGGAAGTTCAAAGTGTCGGGGTGGTGAATATAGATTGA
- the flhB gene encoding flagellar biosynthesis protein FlhB, with amino-acid sequence MRLLLSLDLQLFAGEKTEKATPKKRQDSRKKGQVAKSQDVNTAIVLLAVFLFLLFAGSYLKEIILYIFTHSFNDYMMMPLTEANVQVIFLDVLKELVMFLGPIMLIAMLAGVAANFMQVGTLFSTEAIQPKLEKLDPIKGFKRIFSMRAIVELLKSMLKIAFVGVAAFTVLWLRIDEILILSQKSVGTAMITIASLTVQMGLIASAALLFLSVPDYLYQKYDFEKNIRMSKQDIKDEHKNIEGDPLIKSKIKQRQREMAMRRMMQEVPKADVVITNPTHFAIALSYDETKSDAPIVVAKGVDFVAQKIKLIAKEHDVIAVENRPLARALYSQAEIGQAIPEDFFKAVAEILAYVYRTKNKI; translated from the coding sequence ATGAGGTTACTGCTTTCTTTAGATCTTCAGCTGTTTGCCGGAGAAAAAACAGAAAAAGCCACTCCGAAAAAAAGGCAGGATTCCAGAAAAAAAGGACAAGTAGCCAAAAGTCAGGATGTTAATACAGCCATTGTCCTTTTAGCGGTATTTCTGTTTTTGCTGTTTGCCGGATCGTATTTAAAAGAAATCATCCTTTATATATTTACGCATTCATTTAATGATTATATGATGATGCCGCTGACAGAGGCGAATGTTCAGGTGATTTTTCTTGATGTGCTAAAGGAACTGGTGATGTTTTTAGGTCCGATTATGCTGATTGCTATGCTTGCGGGTGTGGCTGCAAACTTCATGCAGGTAGGTACTCTTTTTTCTACAGAAGCCATACAGCCTAAATTGGAGAAACTGGATCCAATAAAAGGCTTTAAGCGCATTTTTTCCATGAGGGCGATCGTGGAGCTGCTAAAGTCGATGCTTAAGATTGCTTTTGTCGGTGTCGCTGCGTTTACCGTTTTATGGTTAAGGATAGATGAAATATTAATTCTTTCTCAAAAATCAGTTGGAACGGCGATGATCACAATTGCCAGTCTGACCGTTCAAATGGGTTTAATTGCTTCAGCGGCACTGCTATTTTTATCTGTTCCGGACTATCTGTATCAAAAATACGATTTTGAAAAGAACATTCGCATGTCAAAACAGGATATTAAGGATGAACACAAAAACATTGAAGGGGATCCGTTAATTAAATCCAAGATTAAGCAAAGACAGAGGGAAATGGCGATGAGAAGGATGATGCAGGAAGTCCCTAAAGCGGATGTGGTCATTACCAACCCGACACATTTTGCCATAGCCCTGAGCTACGATGAAACAAAAAGTGATGCTCCTATTGTAGTGGCGAAAGGTGTGGACTTTGTTGCCCAGAAGATTAAATTAATCGCAAAGGAGCATGATGTGATCGCAGTTGAAAACAGGCCGCTTGCCAGGGCTCTTTATAGTCAGGCAGAAATTGGTCAGGCTATCCCTGAAGATTTTTTCAAAGCTGTAGCAGAGATTTTAGCTTATGTATACAGAACCAAAAACAAAATTTAA
- the fliQ gene encoding flagellar biosynthesis protein FliQ: MTPETVISIAERGIITVLMICGPLLILALVVGLVVSIFQATTQIQEQTLAFIPKIVAVLVGVVFFGPWMLSHMLSYANEIFSNLTRYVG, encoded by the coding sequence ATGACTCCAGAAACAGTTATATCCATTGCAGAAAGAGGGATCATCACTGTGTTGATGATTTGCGGTCCCTTGCTAATTCTGGCACTAGTAGTCGGCTTGGTTGTCAGCATCTTTCAGGCTACAACTCAAATTCAGGAACAGACGCTGGCTTTTATTCCTAAAATTGTAGCGGTCCTTGTCGGTGTTGTATTCTTTGGTCCTTGGATGCTTAGCCACATGCTCTCCTATGCAAATGAGATTTTTTCTAATTTGACCAGGTATGTAGGCTGA